One genomic region from Osmerus mordax isolate fOsmMor3 chromosome 4, fOsmMor3.pri, whole genome shotgun sequence encodes:
- the LOC136941911 gene encoding Fanconi anemia group A protein isoform X3 has translation MSLTASSQCFTQKRTLSSLLSGRVAKKQRQEDAQQLQKAAVQLLNQHQNLPNLLLEVGNPKPCNVMDKETMGRKESVSDSPTPHIGGSLLVSELRRQAAELGVPVAVLSVRMVLDRVQQLTSSTLEGEKKHALLNTTQRRQLCALLHSTQQLLSLGAFCSRLFWREYWRDQEQVHLEVVYHLHVLNILTLESILESERAVCSWLGAELRAVCGGTGSAEEEDEEEEVRHKVLTLVVMVLVKAGFRETQDPAAQDRDPGPAAQDGNLPQLCSSLLEQQLCWVLDASGRQHRDTAAELWVQLFDATLCGESVSPDALRRFFTHTLTHTLTYRPRLTVSDAVSMQSGWSFSCSSRLLTALFQKLVVIFRVDELLSHLQQVLETQEVNWQHVLCFLSTLLVFNPDTQSSLQELLSKLLKSAFEGYNLESMITAFLLARQGALEGPALFPSYSHWFKMSFGGANSCHSNSKKSLVFLLKFLSDLVPFDPPQYLKVHLLHPPYVAVKHRSLLKEYVSLAKTRLADLKVSLEDMGLYEDVSGAAAPVQPQCQAGQDAEKAVSLYESTGRISATVMEASIFRRPYFLTRFLPALMTPRLLPVKADAQMRFIEALRKAEKIPPAQYSSYVQSCQQERQRQQDGGVCVQEDDDPLEVLKSQLQEFRGLVTQGDHGEVSSQLARMSHTLGVIYPGRTDTLIGQTAVKLYTDTRTPPELHVKVVNLVLRSFCQCLLDASRLHPPNRQSPWASQFVSTLLGHSQLLSALLHRLWDLLANQGPSLSAAHVLGLGAFVSHLHASQSHCPLVQLCPAVLPGPVPVSEALGSALSCTTHADMLFCVRFCVAAMSYGLCRGDSQPDPRQYTPAWLCRKLLYLVPRLLPEARDDLPARGAGAGRPGTGVEGLWPEGQEQGQWSSLTDDSAPWRTSVRALWSHAAFRLTLQLPQCQVSFSEWLATELRVQRSEDALSDPDRQEYHQWACMQRYLPCPVEQGGCGGDQRRLCSDILNAILDLHTCSLQSPPATGTCLPDLLCTLQRQVCSPAGLLPYHLTAHLLKGVLGASMRCEHPSREVNQAWSQISLLCPLFLVSAVRWWGRLRVVLECVWRGQSDGDHLPEQLQLLQTCCLWAPRLEKGVATVPTGPPLLLAATLHSAWTGRGQSIQTSVDWLCEVKERQVLVYLLYLCVTDLLTTLLQPQEVKGHQKGAELCPHILSLLVPSSDWLLLFKSPGPDQGLYQSVAMVTSDEHTRLMPLAFYSLVLQLSPEDQDRTGRTPGFLHSAVLCYVSLLNLFLDGSTPRPIADLSTDQMDLSQILGSAQSFLLRSLSVGSAPFLSSSQLTQLEALCSELDPAVAGALSAHLSQEMDFL, from the exons ATGTCGCTAACTGCTTCAAGTCAATGTTTTACTCAGAAAAGGACACTTTCGTCCCTCCTTT CTGGCCGTGTTGCTAAGAAGCAACGACAGGAGGACGCGCAACAGCTTCAAAAGGCAGCAGTCCAGCTGCTGAACCAACACCAGAATCTCCCAAACCTGCtcctggaggtgggg AACCCTAAGCCATGCAATGTGATGGACAAGGAGACAATGGGAAGGAAGGAGTCTGTCAGTGACAGTCCCACACCCCACATTGGGGGTTCATTGCTGG TCAGTGAGCTGCGTCGTCAGGCTGCGGAGCTAGGCGTACCAGTCGCTGTCCTGTCAGTGAGGATGGTGCTGGATAGAGTACAGCAACTGACCTCCAGCACcctggagggggagaaaaagcATGCTCTGCTTAACACCACTCAGAGG CGGCAACTGTGTGCGCTGCTCCACTCCACCcagcagctgctctctctcGGAGCCTTCTGCTCCCGGCTCTTCTGGCGGGAATACTGGAGAGACCAG GAGCAGGTCCACTTAGAGGTGGTGTACCATCTCCACGTTCTCAACATCCTAACTCTGGAGTCCATCCTAGAGAG TGAGCGAGCAGTGTGTTCCTGGCTGGGGGCGGAGCtaagggctgtgtgtggagggacaggctctgcagaggaagaggacgaagaggaggaagtCCGCCACAAGGTTCTCACCC TGGTGGTGATGGTTCTGGTGAAGGCGGGGTTCCGAGAGACCCAGGACCCAGCAGCGCAGGACAGAGACCCAGGACCAGCAGCGCAGGACGGGAACCTCCCCCAGCTCTGTAGCTCTCTCCTGGAACAGCAGCTCTGCT GGGTGCTGGATGCCTCAGGACGACAGCACAGGGACACAGCAGCTGAGCTCTG ggTTCAGCTGTTCGATGCGACCTTGTGCGGAGAGTCGGTATCACCGGACGCACTTCGCCgtttcttcacacacactctcacacacacgctcacctacAGGCCCCGCCTCACAG TGTCAGACGCCGTATCCATGCAGAGTGGCTGGAGCTTCTCTTGCAGCAGCCGCTTACTCACCGCGCTGTTCCAGAAG ctggtggtGATTTTCAGAGTGGATGAGCTGctctctcacctccagcagGTGCTAGAGACCCAGGAAGTCAACTGGCAGCATGTGCTCTGCTTCCTGTCCACTCTGCTGGTCTTTAACCCAGACACCCAGTCCAGcctccaag AGCTGCTGTCCAAACTGTTAAAGTCAGCGTTTGAGGGGTACAACCTGGAGAGCATGATcactgccttcctgctggcccGCCAGGGGGCGCTAGAGGGCCCGGCCCTCTTCCCTTCTTACAGCCACTGGTTCAAG atGTCGTTTGGGGGGGCGAACAGTTGCCACAGCAACAGTAAAAAGTCCCTGGTGTTCCTGCTCAAGTTCTTGTCGGACCTGGTGCCCTTTGACCCTCCACAGTACCTGAAG gtccacctcctccaccccccctacgTAGCAGTAAAGCATCGCAGCCTGCTCAAGGAGTATGTCTCTCTGGCCAAGACCAGACTGGCCGACCTTAAG GTCTCGCTGGAAGACATGGGTCTTTATGAAGATGTCTCAGGGGCAGCAGCACCAGTTCAG CCCCAGTGCCAGGCTGGCCAGGATGCGGAGAAGGCGGTGTCTCTGTACGAGAGCACCGGGAGGATCTCTGCCACTGTCATGGAAGCAAG TATCTTCCGGAGGCCCTACTTCCTGACTCGATTCCTCCCAGCCCTCATGACCCCCCGCCTG ctgCCCGTGAAGGCGGACGCCCAGATGAGGTTCATAGAAGCACTGAGGAA aGCAGAGAAGATTCCACCTGCTCAGTACTCCTCCTATGTCCAGTCGTgtcagcaagagagacagaggcagcaaGATG gaggagtgtgtgtgcaggaggacGACGACCCTCTGGAGGTGTTGAAGTCTCAGCTGCAGGAGTTCAGAGGCTTGGTGACGCAGGGGGATCATGGAG agGTGTCCTCCCAGCTTGCCAGGATGTCTCACACCCTGGGTGTTATCTACCCGGGCCGTACGGACACCCTGATTGGCCAGACCGCCGTCAAGCTCtacacagacacgcgcacacctCCGGAACTACACGTCAAA GTTGTCAACCTGGTTCTGAGGAGCTTCTGTCAGTGTCTTCTGGATGCCAGCAGGCTCCACCCTCCAAACAG GCAGAGCCCGTGGGCGTCCCAGTTCGTGAGCACCCTGCTGGGGCACAGCCAGCTGCTCTCCGCCCTGCTCCACCGCCTCTGGGACCTGCTGGCCAACCAg GGTCCCTCGTTGAGTGCAGCTCATGTTCTCGGCCTGGGGGCTTTTGTTTCGCACCTCCATGCAAGCCAGTCCCACTGCCCCCTGGTCCAGCTGTGTCCGGCCGTGCTGCCCGGCCCGGTGCCAGTCTCGGAGGCGCTCGGCTCCGCCCTGTCCTGCACCACACACGCCGACATGCTCTTCTGCGTCCG CTTCTGTGTGGCAGCCATGAGCTACGGCCTCTGCAGAGGAGACTCCCAGCCTGACCCCCGGCAGTACACTCCAGCCTGGCTGTGCAGGAAG ctgCTGTATCTGGTCCCCAGACTTCTGCCCGAGGCGCGGGACGATCTCCCcgccaggggggcgggggcggggaggccggggacaggCGTGGAGGGGCTGTGGCCcgagggacaggagcagggccagTGGAGCAGTCTGACTGACGACAGCGCCCCCTGGAGGACATCTGTCCGGGCTCTGTGGAGCCACGCTGCATTCCGGCTCACACTACAACTCCCACAGTGCCAG GTGTCTTTCTCAGAGTGGCTGGCCACTGAGCTCAGGGTGCAGAGGAGTGAAGATGCTCTGTCTGATCCAGATAG GCAGGAGTACCATCAGTGGGCCTGTATGCAGCggtacctgccctgccctgtggagcagggaggctgtggaggagaccagaggaggctCTGCTCTGACATCCTCAACGCCATCCTGGACCTGCACACCTGCTCCCTCCAGAGC CCCCCCGCCACAGGAACCTGCCTCCCTGACCTGCTCTGCACACTGCAG aggCAGGTGTGTTCCCCGGCTGGTTTACTGCCCTACCACCTGACAGCACACCTCTTAAAG GGGGTGCTGGGTGCCAGTATGAGGTGTGAGCATCCTTCCAGAGAGGTGAACCAggcctggtctcagatcagcctcctctgccccctgttCCTGGTCTCTGCTGTG cgatGGTGGGGCCGTCTCCGCGTggtgctggagtgtgtgtggcggggacAGTCCGACGGAGATCATCTTCCAGAGCAGCTCCAGCTGCTGCAGACCTGCTGCCTCTGGGCCCCCAG gtTAGAGAAGGGTGTGGCCACCGTGCCAACTGGCCCGCCCCTGTTGCTGGCGGCCACTCTGCACTCTGCATGGACAGGGCGGGGCCAGAGCATCCAGACGAGTGTTGATTGGCTGTGTGAAGTGAAGGAGAGGCAG GTCCTGGTGTACCTGCTGTACCTTTGTGTGAcagacctcctcaccacccTTCTCCAACCCCAG GAGGTGAAGGGTCACCAGAAAGGAGCGGAGCTGTGTCCTCACATCCTGTCCCTGCTTGTCCcctcctctgattggctgctgctctTCAAGTCTCCTGGCCCAG ACCAGGGCCTGTACCAGTCTGTAGCCATGGTTACCTCAGATGAGCACACCAGGCTGATGCCGCTGGCCTTTTACAG tctggtTCTCCAGCTGAGTCCAGAGGACCAGGACAGAACAGGGAGAACTCCAGGGTTCCTCCATTCTGCCGTCCTCTGCTACGTCTCCCTGCTCAACCTCTTCCTGGACGGAAGCACGCCACGACCAATCGCTGACCTCTCCACTGATCAG ATGGACCTGTCCCAGATTCTGGGTTCAGCTCAGAGCTTCCTGCTGAGATCCCTCTCTGTCGGCTCCGCCCCCTTCCTGTCCAGCAGCCAGctcacccag CTGGAGGCCCTGTGCTCTGAGCTGGACCCAGCTGTAGCAGGAGCTCTGTCTGCCCACCTCAGCCAGGAGATGGACTTCCTGTAG
- the LOC136941911 gene encoding Fanconi anemia group A protein isoform X1 produces MSLTASSQCFTQKRTLSSLLSGRVAKKQRQEDAQQLQKAAVQLLNQHQNLPNLLLEVGNPKPCNVMDKETMGRKESVSDSPTPHIGGSLLVSELRRQAAELGVPVAVLSVRMVLDRVQQLTSSTLEGEKKHALLNTTQRRQLCALLHSTQQLLSLGAFCSRLFWREYWRDQEQVHLEVVYHLHVLNILTLESILESERAVCSWLGAELRAVCGGTGSAEEEDEEEEVRHKVLTLVVMVLVKAGFRETQDPAAQDRDPGPAAQDGNLPQLCSSLLEQQLCWVLDASGRQHRDTAAELWVQLFDATLCGESVSPDALRRFFTHTLTHTLTYRPRLTVSDAVSMQSGWSFSCSSRLLTALFQKLVVIFRVDELLSHLQQVLETQEVNWQHVLCFLSTLLVFNPDTQSSLQELLSKLLKSAFEGYNLESMITAFLLARQGALEGPALFPSYSHWFKMSFGGANSCHSNSKKSLVFLLKFLSDLVPFDPPQYLKVHLLHPPYVAVKHRSLLKEYVSLAKTRLADLKVSLEDMGLYEDVSGAAAPVQPQCQAGQDAEKAVSLYESTGRISATVMEASIFRRPYFLTRFLPALMTPRLLPVKADAQMRFIEALRKAEKIPPAQYSSYVQSCQQERQRQQDGGVCVQEDDDPLEVLKSQLQEFRGLVTQGDHGEVSSQLARMSHTLGVIYPGRTDTLIGQTAVKLYTDTRTPPELHVKVVNLVLRSFCQCLLDASRLHPPNRQSPWASQFVSTLLGHSQLLSALLHRLWDLLANQGPSLSAAHVLGLGAFVSHLHASQSHCPLVQLCPAVLPGPVPVSEALGSALSCTTHADMLFCVRFCVAAMSYGLCRGDSQPDPRQYTPAWLCRKLLYLVPRLLPEARDDLPARGAGAGRPGTGVEGLWPEGQEQGQWSSLTDDSAPWRTSVRALWSHAAFRLTLQLPQCQVSFSEWLATELRVQRSEDALSDPDRQEYHQWACMQRYLPCPVEQGGCGGDQRRLCSDILNAILDLHTCSLQSPPATGTCLPDLLCTLQEVVYEMELTGQSQGAKVQTGHFLLDVLSQKCPLTPAPQPISSQLSLQQTVHVWNRVLLSLPAVMLVTVRTEAGRTTLDCQALIDHVNLYQRQVCSPAGLLPYHLTAHLLKGVLGASMRCEHPSREVNQAWSQISLLCPLFLVSAVRWWGRLRVVLECVWRGQSDGDHLPEQLQLLQTCCLWAPRLEKGVATVPTGPPLLLAATLHSAWTGRGQSIQTSVDWLCEVKERQVLVYLLYLCVTDLLTTLLQPQEVKGHQKGAELCPHILSLLVPSSDWLLLFKSPGPDQGLYQSVAMVTSDEHTRLMPLAFYSLVLQLSPEDQDRTGRTPGFLHSAVLCYVSLLNLFLDGSTPRPIADLSTDQMDLSQILGSAQSFLLRSLSVGSAPFLSSSQLTQLEALCSELDPAVAGALSAHLSQEMDFL; encoded by the exons ATGTCGCTAACTGCTTCAAGTCAATGTTTTACTCAGAAAAGGACACTTTCGTCCCTCCTTT CTGGCCGTGTTGCTAAGAAGCAACGACAGGAGGACGCGCAACAGCTTCAAAAGGCAGCAGTCCAGCTGCTGAACCAACACCAGAATCTCCCAAACCTGCtcctggaggtgggg AACCCTAAGCCATGCAATGTGATGGACAAGGAGACAATGGGAAGGAAGGAGTCTGTCAGTGACAGTCCCACACCCCACATTGGGGGTTCATTGCTGG TCAGTGAGCTGCGTCGTCAGGCTGCGGAGCTAGGCGTACCAGTCGCTGTCCTGTCAGTGAGGATGGTGCTGGATAGAGTACAGCAACTGACCTCCAGCACcctggagggggagaaaaagcATGCTCTGCTTAACACCACTCAGAGG CGGCAACTGTGTGCGCTGCTCCACTCCACCcagcagctgctctctctcGGAGCCTTCTGCTCCCGGCTCTTCTGGCGGGAATACTGGAGAGACCAG GAGCAGGTCCACTTAGAGGTGGTGTACCATCTCCACGTTCTCAACATCCTAACTCTGGAGTCCATCCTAGAGAG TGAGCGAGCAGTGTGTTCCTGGCTGGGGGCGGAGCtaagggctgtgtgtggagggacaggctctgcagaggaagaggacgaagaggaggaagtCCGCCACAAGGTTCTCACCC TGGTGGTGATGGTTCTGGTGAAGGCGGGGTTCCGAGAGACCCAGGACCCAGCAGCGCAGGACAGAGACCCAGGACCAGCAGCGCAGGACGGGAACCTCCCCCAGCTCTGTAGCTCTCTCCTGGAACAGCAGCTCTGCT GGGTGCTGGATGCCTCAGGACGACAGCACAGGGACACAGCAGCTGAGCTCTG ggTTCAGCTGTTCGATGCGACCTTGTGCGGAGAGTCGGTATCACCGGACGCACTTCGCCgtttcttcacacacactctcacacacacgctcacctacAGGCCCCGCCTCACAG TGTCAGACGCCGTATCCATGCAGAGTGGCTGGAGCTTCTCTTGCAGCAGCCGCTTACTCACCGCGCTGTTCCAGAAG ctggtggtGATTTTCAGAGTGGATGAGCTGctctctcacctccagcagGTGCTAGAGACCCAGGAAGTCAACTGGCAGCATGTGCTCTGCTTCCTGTCCACTCTGCTGGTCTTTAACCCAGACACCCAGTCCAGcctccaag AGCTGCTGTCCAAACTGTTAAAGTCAGCGTTTGAGGGGTACAACCTGGAGAGCATGATcactgccttcctgctggcccGCCAGGGGGCGCTAGAGGGCCCGGCCCTCTTCCCTTCTTACAGCCACTGGTTCAAG atGTCGTTTGGGGGGGCGAACAGTTGCCACAGCAACAGTAAAAAGTCCCTGGTGTTCCTGCTCAAGTTCTTGTCGGACCTGGTGCCCTTTGACCCTCCACAGTACCTGAAG gtccacctcctccaccccccctacgTAGCAGTAAAGCATCGCAGCCTGCTCAAGGAGTATGTCTCTCTGGCCAAGACCAGACTGGCCGACCTTAAG GTCTCGCTGGAAGACATGGGTCTTTATGAAGATGTCTCAGGGGCAGCAGCACCAGTTCAG CCCCAGTGCCAGGCTGGCCAGGATGCGGAGAAGGCGGTGTCTCTGTACGAGAGCACCGGGAGGATCTCTGCCACTGTCATGGAAGCAAG TATCTTCCGGAGGCCCTACTTCCTGACTCGATTCCTCCCAGCCCTCATGACCCCCCGCCTG ctgCCCGTGAAGGCGGACGCCCAGATGAGGTTCATAGAAGCACTGAGGAA aGCAGAGAAGATTCCACCTGCTCAGTACTCCTCCTATGTCCAGTCGTgtcagcaagagagacagaggcagcaaGATG gaggagtgtgtgtgcaggaggacGACGACCCTCTGGAGGTGTTGAAGTCTCAGCTGCAGGAGTTCAGAGGCTTGGTGACGCAGGGGGATCATGGAG agGTGTCCTCCCAGCTTGCCAGGATGTCTCACACCCTGGGTGTTATCTACCCGGGCCGTACGGACACCCTGATTGGCCAGACCGCCGTCAAGCTCtacacagacacgcgcacacctCCGGAACTACACGTCAAA GTTGTCAACCTGGTTCTGAGGAGCTTCTGTCAGTGTCTTCTGGATGCCAGCAGGCTCCACCCTCCAAACAG GCAGAGCCCGTGGGCGTCCCAGTTCGTGAGCACCCTGCTGGGGCACAGCCAGCTGCTCTCCGCCCTGCTCCACCGCCTCTGGGACCTGCTGGCCAACCAg GGTCCCTCGTTGAGTGCAGCTCATGTTCTCGGCCTGGGGGCTTTTGTTTCGCACCTCCATGCAAGCCAGTCCCACTGCCCCCTGGTCCAGCTGTGTCCGGCCGTGCTGCCCGGCCCGGTGCCAGTCTCGGAGGCGCTCGGCTCCGCCCTGTCCTGCACCACACACGCCGACATGCTCTTCTGCGTCCG CTTCTGTGTGGCAGCCATGAGCTACGGCCTCTGCAGAGGAGACTCCCAGCCTGACCCCCGGCAGTACACTCCAGCCTGGCTGTGCAGGAAG ctgCTGTATCTGGTCCCCAGACTTCTGCCCGAGGCGCGGGACGATCTCCCcgccaggggggcgggggcggggaggccggggacaggCGTGGAGGGGCTGTGGCCcgagggacaggagcagggccagTGGAGCAGTCTGACTGACGACAGCGCCCCCTGGAGGACATCTGTCCGGGCTCTGTGGAGCCACGCTGCATTCCGGCTCACACTACAACTCCCACAGTGCCAG GTGTCTTTCTCAGAGTGGCTGGCCACTGAGCTCAGGGTGCAGAGGAGTGAAGATGCTCTGTCTGATCCAGATAG GCAGGAGTACCATCAGTGGGCCTGTATGCAGCggtacctgccctgccctgtggagcagggaggctgtggaggagaccagaggaggctCTGCTCTGACATCCTCAACGCCATCCTGGACCTGCACACCTGCTCCCTCCAGAGC CCCCCCGCCACAGGAACCTGCCTCCCTGACCTGCTCTGCACACTGCAG gaggttgTGTATGAGATGGAGCTGACCGGTCAGTCTCAGGGTGCCAAGGTTCAGAcaggtcacttcctgttggaTGTACTGTCTCAGAAATGCCCTTTGACCCCTGCGCCCCAGCCAATAAGCAGTCAGCTGAGCCTGCAGCAGACTGTACATGTCTGGAACAG GGTTTTACTGTCCCTTCCCGCGGTGATGTTGGTCACAGTGAGGACTGAAGCAGGAAGGACAACTCTGGACTGTCAGGCTCTGATAGACCATGTCAACCTGTACCAG aggCAGGTGTGTTCCCCGGCTGGTTTACTGCCCTACCACCTGACAGCACACCTCTTAAAG GGGGTGCTGGGTGCCAGTATGAGGTGTGAGCATCCTTCCAGAGAGGTGAACCAggcctggtctcagatcagcctcctctgccccctgttCCTGGTCTCTGCTGTG cgatGGTGGGGCCGTCTCCGCGTggtgctggagtgtgtgtggcggggacAGTCCGACGGAGATCATCTTCCAGAGCAGCTCCAGCTGCTGCAGACCTGCTGCCTCTGGGCCCCCAG gtTAGAGAAGGGTGTGGCCACCGTGCCAACTGGCCCGCCCCTGTTGCTGGCGGCCACTCTGCACTCTGCATGGACAGGGCGGGGCCAGAGCATCCAGACGAGTGTTGATTGGCTGTGTGAAGTGAAGGAGAGGCAG GTCCTGGTGTACCTGCTGTACCTTTGTGTGAcagacctcctcaccacccTTCTCCAACCCCAG GAGGTGAAGGGTCACCAGAAAGGAGCGGAGCTGTGTCCTCACATCCTGTCCCTGCTTGTCCcctcctctgattggctgctgctctTCAAGTCTCCTGGCCCAG ACCAGGGCCTGTACCAGTCTGTAGCCATGGTTACCTCAGATGAGCACACCAGGCTGATGCCGCTGGCCTTTTACAG tctggtTCTCCAGCTGAGTCCAGAGGACCAGGACAGAACAGGGAGAACTCCAGGGTTCCTCCATTCTGCCGTCCTCTGCTACGTCTCCCTGCTCAACCTCTTCCTGGACGGAAGCACGCCACGACCAATCGCTGACCTCTCCACTGATCAG ATGGACCTGTCCCAGATTCTGGGTTCAGCTCAGAGCTTCCTGCTGAGATCCCTCTCTGTCGGCTCCGCCCCCTTCCTGTCCAGCAGCCAGctcacccag CTGGAGGCCCTGTGCTCTGAGCTGGACCCAGCTGTAGCAGGAGCTCTGTCTGCCCACCTCAGCCAGGAGATGGACTTCCTGTAG